One Cryptomeria japonica chromosome 9, Sugi_1.0, whole genome shotgun sequence genomic window carries:
- the LOC131077055 gene encoding uncharacterized protein LOC131077055, whose translation MEGLSTCIERMVPDVEERDLIVSELQNYEGGRGKLFSSELARRGRTTQTPDAWWQNWGGNTPHLKKFALRVLCQPCSSSNCERNWSLFEAIHTKKRSKLAQKRLNDLVYVQYNLRLRVKKVEELEGGPIDLDDIDPYSDWTSQEQPPLFSDTDITDLERQAMEEGGGFGFRLDDIEEDEDEDEDEDSLPVPEAGGDIASSRMENESQSTIPSEEAQSRPVPQQTYTTRQSRPSSSTSPHVFARAGKRKL comes from the exons atggagggcctcagtacatgcattgagaggatggtacctgatgttgaggagagagacctcattgtgagtgagctccaaaattatgagggaggaaggggtaagctattctcttcagagctggctaggagaggaagaaccactcaaaccccag atgcttggtggcaaaattggggtggaaacaccccacatctcaaaaaatttgccctcagagtcttatgtcagccttgcagttcatccaattgtgagcgcaattggagcttgtttgaagcaatccacacgaagaagaggagcaagttagcgcagaaacggctcaatgaccttgtctacgtgcaatataatcttcgattgcgcgtaaagaaggtagaggaactagaaggtggtccaattgacttggatgatatagatccttacagtgattggacatcacaggagcagcctccattgttttccgacactgacatcactgatttggagaggcaggctatggaggaggggggtggatttggtttcaggctggatgacattgaggaggatgaggatgaggatgaggatgaggattcattgccagtgccagaggcaggtggagacatagcttcatccaggatggagaatgagtctcaatcaaccataccgagcgaggaggcacagtcacgcccagtcccacaacagacttatacgactagacagtctagaccctctagttctacctctccccatgtttttgctagagctgggaagaggaagttgtaa